In one window of Henckelia pumila isolate YLH828 chromosome 1, ASM3356847v2, whole genome shotgun sequence DNA:
- the LOC140874119 gene encoding uncharacterized protein: MVVNRSQSEKLEQQRDEEKTMEGPKSSELKKDARTENSSMAGEDPHKHFMELHVVCTSMKTAGVTKEQIQLRAFPFHLKDAAKDLLYYLPPVSITTWNEMKRIFLEKYFPASRATNIRKEIYDIKQYMGETLHEYWKHFKNLCSSCLQHQISENLLIQYCFEGFLHHDRIMVDAASGGVFSFDKTPQGARNLIANMAPNSQQFGTSRLDLSPKKKNEVNVSSLEQQLIDLKSLVRQIVVENGKNVKVCEICTAKGHSTDMCTTLQEESIEKVNATEGFPGPPQRNYDPYLNKYNPGWKDHPNLIYDNTTMNQPAPHVQPNNQPFGPPYPPKPQAPQITTPVSNPKENVSAITLRNGRELNTQEKESKVDENESSQKDTPKGKFPPLSEYKPIPPFPFALKESKKDESIKDFYDTFCRCERKIPAKCKNSGMFSIPCTTGNVQLEKAILDLGASINLMSYPIYASLKLIPLKETVIVIQMANRSTIYPKGVIEDVLVKVDNLASKTVLKFPPDRQKKNIPMEKGRSHQEMGISKKSKKNKHRPKLTVKILKWVKVDKVTKYEPP, from the exons ATGGTAGTTAATAGATCACAATCTGAAAAACTTGAGCAGCAGAGGGATGAAGAAAAAACTATGGAGGGGCCAAAAAGTTCAGAATTAAAGAAGGATGCGCGTACTGAAAATTCCTCCATGGCAG gtgaggatcctcaTAAACATTTTATGGAGCTTCATGTGGTTTGCACAAGCATGAAAACAGCTGGAGTGACGAAAGAACAAATACAGCTTAGAGCCTTTCCTTTTCATCTGAAGGATGCTGCAAAGGATTTACTATATTATCTACCTCCTGTATCCATCACAACATGGAATGAGATGAAGAGGATTTTcttagaaaaatattttccagcTTCGAGAGCAACGAACATCAGGAAAGAGATATATGACATCAAGCAGTATATGGGAGAGACACTTCACGAATATTGGAAGCATTTCAAAAATCTTTGTTCTAGCTGTCTGCAACATCAAATAAGTGAAAATCTCTTAATTCAATATTGTTTTGAAGGTTTTTTACACCATGATAGGATCATGGTGGATGctgccagtggaggagttttttcTTTTGACAAAACACCACAGGGTGCTAGGAATTTAATTGCAAATATGGCTCCTAACTCTCAGCAATTTGGTACTAGTAGGCTTGACCTATCGCCTAAGAAGAAGAACGaagtaaatgtctcttcccttgaacagcaACTGATTGATCTAaagtctcttgtgcgtcaaattGTTGTAGAGAATGGAAAAAATGTGAAGGTATGTGAAATTTGCACTGCGAAGGGACACTCAACTGATATGTGTaccacacttcaagaagaatcTATTGAGAAAGTTAATGCAACAGAAGGATTTCCAGGGCCACCACAGCGAAATTATGACCCTTATTTGAACAAGTACAAtccaggttggaaggatcatccaaacctcATATATGACAATACTACGATGAACCAACCTGCGCCTCATGTGCAGCCGAATAATCAACCATTTGGGCCGCCTTATCCTCCAAAACCTCAGGCCCCTCAAATTACAACCCCTG TTTCGAATCCAAAAGAAAATGTAAGTGCAATTACTCTAAGGAATGGAAGAGAGTTGAACACTCAAGAGAAGGAATCCAAGGTAGATGAGAATGAGTCAAGTCAGAAAGACACACCAAAAGGTAAGTTCCCTCCCCTTTCAGAGTACAAACCCATACCCCCTTTTCCCTTTGCATTGAAGGAGTCTAAGAAAGATGAAAGCATCAAGGATTTTTATGATACTTTttgtagatgtgag AGAAAGATACCCGCAAAATGCAAGAAttcaggtatgttttctattccTTGCACAACAGGAAATGTGCAACTTGAGAAGGCCATAttagatttaggagcatcaatcaatctAATGTCATACCCTATTTATGCTTCCTTGAAACTCATTCCTTTGAAAGAAACTGTAATTGTAATTCAGATGGCTAATAGGTCTACTATTTATCCTAAGGGTGTGATTGAGGATGTTCTTGTGAAAGTTGACAATTTG GCATCTAAAACTGTGCTAAAATTTCCTCCAGatcgacaaaaaaaaaatatacccATGGAAAAAGGAAGAAGTCATCAAGAGATGGGGATCTCCAAGAAATCCAAGAAGAACAAGCATAGACCGAAATTAACTGTGAAAATACTCAAatgggtgaaggtggacaaaGTAACCAAATATGAACCACCTTGA